One genomic region from Deinococcus aerolatus encodes:
- a CDS encoding transposase: MTRRAYPSDVDDETYHFLLPYLALSPEHAPQRKYPLRDVLNALFWMSRTGAQWEYLPHDFPPPEIVR; encoded by the coding sequence CTACCCCAGCGATGTTGATGACGAGACGTACCACTTTCTGCTGCCGTATCTGGCCCTGAGTCCAGAACACGCTCCACAGCGGAAATATCCCCTCCGAGACGTGTTGAACGCATTGTTCTGGATGAGCCGCACTGGAGCGCAATGGGAATATTTACCGCATGACTTTCCCCCGCCTGAGATCGTGCGAT